The region ttcaaaattcagTAATTTTTAATGCAACCATGGATTTTCATCCAACCTGTTGCTACATAAATTTcacttcaattctttttttttcaacttccACACCACATCTCAACTTTTGTTTGCGTATATATTCATCTTTGGAGATCTCGGATTAATCAAGAAAGACAACTCAAGAAAACCAAGGTGAAGTACAGAGACTCCAAAACTTGTCTGtgtttaagaattaagaatgaGATGATGATGGggtaaaataagtaaaatgtGGCTAAGGATCAGAGAAACAAAACAGTGAAAGGTTAGATTATCTGTACAATTTCACTTGGCTTCAAAAATAAAACAGTTCAGACTTCAGATGGAGAAATtatagttaatttaatttaattatgaattgattataaaacaacaattttattaatatgGTAAAACATGTATGAGAACGAACATTATATGTGTCTTATGTGTATAACAATGAATTCAAAATAAGACTTAAAATGAGAACAATAAAACAGTTGAAACATTAGATGAAATTGAGGTGCTGAAATATAATGCCAAGGCATCATCCGTCAGATCTCTAAACATCCCACAACCAGaaaccaaaataaataacaGAGTTGTCACATTCTTCAAAAGCTGTCTTCAAACAATTTCTCCTCATCATATTCTTCCTCTGAGATGTTTACTCTTTCAGGCTGGAAACAGTaaattaagtttaaaaaaatagtgaacAGATAGGTAAGGAAATATATAGAGAAAAATGAGATAAAGTGAGGGAAAACAGATAACTATTCCTTGCATATAAACAAGTAGAATGAGATGTGAGAAATGGTCagagatatattatattagatgGATAGAAAGAGACCTAATGTTTTCGGGAACGAACAAGGATGGAATTTCCATAGTTGTTGAGCTTCTCATCTTGAATCCACTTTGCAGAAGTCAGAAGTGAATCATGACAGTAGTTTAACTCAATCAATGCTAGCGTGGTGATATCCACAAAGCCACTAGGAATCTCTTGCAATTCGGTGCATTTACGTAACTCTAAACATTCGAGCACTGGAAAATGGTCACCCTCAGCATTCCAATATTCAAGATATCTGCTTTGAATTACCAACCACTTCAATCGACGGAACCCTTCCTCAGATGTCTCCCACTCTCTGTCTTGGCAAGCATCTATCAATTTTAGAACCTCTAGATTCGGCAACATACCAATAAGCTTCATATCACTCCATGGCAACCTAGTATCAAAGAATTTGAGCTTCTTAAGATTTGGTAGAAAACTAGTTGCCCATGGGATACCGCTACATGGAATATGTTCGAGACGATACCACCTTCTGATGCTTAGTGCCTCAAGCTGCCCCAAGTGCACCAAATTATAAAAACAATCTGGACCTTCATCATATCCACCTTCAATCCCCAATTTTTTTACATTTGGAATTCTTGTAAATAGATCCTGTGTACAGAGTTTAGAATGCAACCAAGATATATTCTCTAAGGTTTTATGAACAACCGAACAAGTTCCTAATGAAAGAATTCGTCCAACACAAAAATTCCTTAATAGTGGCATTTTCGAAATTGTAAATGCCACATTCGGTTTCCAATGAACATATCCTTTACGAATAATAAAGCTTTGCATATTCCTATGTTCAAAGTGCTTTACATAAATAGGAACGCGATCACTTTGTGATTGATAGGTCAAAGCAAAGTATCTCAAATGAACAAGAATGGCAAACATATTTACCCCAGTTGAATTGTAACAATGTCCACATTCAATGTCTACTACTCTTAGCAGTTTTAAGTGTGAAATTAGAAGTTCATCAAGCACACGAAAGTAAAATCCAAATGTGTAATCAAACCTTGAGTGTAAGGAATGAGATTTGTCAAAGCGCTTATCTCCTGACTTGATTTGATTATTCAAACATTCTGATGTATCACTTATCCAACGAcaaggttttgaaaacaagtGTTGTGATTTCCTCTTGTAAAATGGAAGTTTTTCATCTCCAATCACATTCAATAGAGTTTCACGTCCAGCTTCTTTCAAGCACAAATCTCGCAATAAATCATGTATCCTTATTGTCTTCATTTTTCCATTGTAGCTCTGTTTGCTAATTATAACAAGACTTCTATCAACAAGATTTTGCAAGCATTCAATGGCCACTTTCTCCATATTCACATGCTTCACAGCCCTCAAAAATCCCTCTGCTGTCCACAACCTAACCAATTTCTTCACAGGAATCTCACAGTCTTCCCGAAAAACtccaaaataaagaaaacaagcTTTTAAGTGGTGTGGTAATTGGTGGTAACTTAGATATAGTATTCTGGAACATGTATCATTAGAACCACCAATTACACTTTTTGCAACATTCTTCcactcttcctcctcctcctttaTCTTGGAGAGAAGACTAGCAACTACAATAATGGCCAGAGGTAATCCTTCACATTTCTTCACTATGTCTCTACCAATTTGCTCAAACACCGAAAGAAATTcagttttaccaaacactttgcAGTAGAGATTCCAACTTTCATTGGCATCTAAGAAAGGCATGTTAAGGAGAGAGTTAGTTGAACTCGCATATTCAGCAACTTCCATGAGTCGAGAAGTCAACAGTATACGGCTTCCATTATTATCATCTGGAAAGCATCTCTGCACACTATCCCAAGCAGTAGTGCTCCATATATCATCAATCACTATCAAATATCTCTGACCCCTCAAATGTTTACACAGACTTTCTGCAAATTGGTGTTGGCGATCACTTGATGCTGCAGTAACACAACTAAGAAGACATCGGAGCATTTGTTCTACGTTATATTCTTGGGATACAGTAACCCATGCTCGCTTGTCAAAATGAGAAGTAGTTAATGGATGTTCATAAAGTTTGTGTGCTAAAGTGGTCTTGCCTATTCCTCCCATGCCAACAATCGACACAATATGTCTGCTCTTAGTTGATTGTTGCCTGAGCTGATCCAATATCTTCGTGAACACCTCGTGGCATCCGACCATTGTAGTGTCGAACTTTGAAgagtttttgaaaaatttattagtCACAATAATGTTGTTGTGTACTAGATGAGGCAGTGATGATCCTTTCACAAGCAGTAGTCCTCTTCGTCGGATCCGACCAAGGAGTGAAACCTTTGCAAGCCTAATCAACTCATTCCTGTGGTAATCAGTCCGTTTTTCTGCTTCAATGAAGATTTGATGAAGCCTGAGGAGGGAAGCTGTTATATGAAGGCTGTCCTTTGCTAGATAAATGGGAGTCAACTCCATCTCAATCCTTTCTTCCAATTTGAACGATGCATCTCTGATCTCTGCCTCTAAATCTTTCATCACCCTCACCCTCGCATCATCATAGGGGATCTCAGATTTCTCAAGACTTTGTTGCAGCAAGCCCAGATTTTGATGGAGAGAAACtatgttttgtttgatttcaGCCATCTCCCTGAGGCGAGAAGTCAAAAGTATAGTATCCCAAGcaagctgctgctgctttccaTAAAGCCTGGGGAGACAAGCCTTTATACCAAGACGCTTTGATGATGCTTCTTCGTCCAATTCCATCTCTCTCATCTGTGCCTCA is a window of Ipomoea triloba cultivar NCNSP0323 chromosome 11, ASM357664v1 DNA encoding:
- the LOC116033964 gene encoding putative late blight resistance protein homolog R1B-13 — translated: MPLLRNFCVGRILSLGTCSVVHKTLENISWLHSKLCTQDLFTRIPNVKKLGIEGGYDEGPDCFYNLVHLGQLEALSIRRWYRLEHIPCSGIPWATSFLPNLKKLKFFDTRLPWSDMKLIGMLPNLEVLKLIDACQDREWETSEEGFRRLKWLVIQSRYLEYWNAEGDHFPVLECLELRKCTELQEIPSGFVDITTLALIELNYCHDSLLTSAKWIQDEKLNNYGNSILVRSRKH
- the LOC115996147 gene encoding putative late blight resistance protein homolog R1B-17, with protein sequence MAYAAVTSLMETLSLNFLQSQPPFPLEDLEAQIRDGNENLGLLQQILEKSEIGNDDAGAMKDGEDAEAEMREMGLEEASSSSDYYPKKKKLIKSEKLQQLAELEAEIRDEKYENLGLLQQILEAQMREMELDEEASSKRLGIKACLPRLYGKQQQLAWDTILLTSRLREMAEIKQNIVSLHQNLGLLQQSLEKSEIPYDDARVRVMKDLEAEIRDASFKLEERIEMELTPIYLAKDSLHITASLLRLHQIFIEAEKRTDYHRNELIRLAKVSLLGRIRRRGLLLVKGSSLPHLVHNNIIVTNKFFKNSSKFDTTMVGCHEVFTKILDQLRQQSTKSRHIVSIVGMGGIGKTTLAHKLYEHPLTTSHFDKRAWVTVSQEYNVEQMLRCLLSCVTAASSDRQHQFAESLCKHLRGQRYLIVIDDIWSTTAWDSVQRCFPDDNNGSRILLTSRLMEVAEYASSTNSLLNMPFLDANESWNLYCKVFGKTEFLSVFEQIGRDIVKKCEGLPLAIIVVASLLSKIKEEEEEWKNVAKSVIGGSNDTCSRILYLSYHQLPHHLKACFLYFGVFREDCEIPVKKLVRLWTAEGFLRAVKHVNMEKVAIECLQNLVDRSLVIISKQSYNGKMKTIRIHDLLRDLCLKEAGRETLLNVIGDEKLPFYKRKSQHLFSKPCRWISDTSECLNNQIKSGDKRFDKSHSLHSRFDYTFGFYFRVLDELLISHLKLLRVVDIECGHCYNSTGEYAKLYYS